The following are encoded in a window of Solidesulfovibrio magneticus RS-1 genomic DNA:
- a CDS encoding LysR family transcriptional regulator — MPHPGALMELRDLRTFVAVARHLSFHRAAQEVHAAQSTISTRIASLEDELQARLFERLGRRVVLTEAGKRLQHMAIKLLDLEDEARAWVAGASQARGMLTIRVPESLCAWRMGRAIRQYRETYPHVQLRFISCTVEGLEDDLRQGVTDLAFLMADSVRAGDLLVEALGVEELVLVAAPTHRLAQRGEPFGLDALSGETLLLCTADCAYRRLFEAMLAQAEVETGACLEFSSAASMRGCLRNGTGVSILPTSAVQEDLAAGNLAVLPLDLPTFEVALLMLHHKNKWISPQLAAFMALMREELATPSSASAARQRLDQQMPTTLNVKDTPCCSK, encoded by the coding sequence ATGCCCCATCCAGGAGCGCTCATGGAACTGCGTGATCTCCGGACGTTCGTGGCCGTGGCCCGCCACCTCAGCTTTCACCGGGCGGCCCAGGAAGTGCATGCGGCCCAATCCACGATTTCCACGCGAATCGCCTCTCTGGAGGACGAATTGCAGGCCCGCCTCTTCGAACGCCTCGGCCGGCGCGTGGTGCTCACCGAAGCCGGGAAACGCCTGCAGCACATGGCCATCAAGCTCCTGGACCTGGAAGACGAGGCCAGGGCCTGGGTGGCCGGGGCGTCACAGGCGCGGGGCATGCTCACCATCCGCGTGCCCGAGTCGCTTTGCGCCTGGCGGATGGGACGGGCCATCCGCCAGTACCGCGAGACCTATCCCCATGTGCAGCTGCGCTTCATCTCCTGCACCGTCGAGGGGTTGGAGGACGATTTGCGCCAGGGCGTCACTGATCTCGCTTTTCTCATGGCGGACAGCGTTCGGGCCGGCGATCTCCTGGTGGAGGCCCTTGGCGTGGAGGAACTGGTTCTGGTGGCCGCGCCGACGCATCGGCTGGCGCAAAGGGGGGAGCCCTTCGGTCTGGACGCCCTGTCTGGAGAGACCTTGTTGCTTTGCACGGCCGACTGCGCCTACCGCAGGCTCTTTGAGGCCATGCTGGCCCAGGCCGAGGTGGAAACCGGGGCTTGCCTGGAATTTTCCAGCGCGGCCTCGATGCGGGGATGTCTGCGAAACGGGACAGGGGTGAGCATCCTGCCGACTTCGGCCGTCCAGGAAGACCTCGCCGCCGGCAACCTGGCCGTTCTTCCCTTGGACCTTCCCACCTTTGAAGTGGCCCTCCTGATGTTGCACCATAAGAACAAATGGATCTCGCCCCAGCTCGCGGCATTCATGGCCTTGATGCGCGAGGAACTGGCGACGCCGTCTTCGGCCTCGGCCGCAAGGCAACGGCTTGATCAACAGATGCCAACAACCCTTAACGTCAAAGATACACCATGTTGCAGCAAATAA
- a CDS encoding class I adenylate-forming enzyme family protein, which produces MPLYRLVAATAARRPEAVALCCGAGRVTYAQLAEDAGRLAAWLSSLGLVPGDRLAVLLPNSIELVAVILAACRAELVLVPLAPDAPPARQTEILKQTGARGLVLAAEMAAAVPAKARQGVAVTICLGPPEPGTIAYDAFRAQADVAPPPRSGVPDPICLLVYTSGSTGRPKAVAHSQERLARRVDAFIQALDITAQDTTLAVFQAWRPVVLVFQVLAMLRLGGTVVLADSPDPAAFWRLYGEHRPGYCLLMPSYARKIFADPAAARADHSRLRFWISGGDAPGPALYEAARRIAGRPLCNLYGLTETGLVAVVAPSETDKPGCIGQPVGDVVMRLVDDAGRDVAQGSPGRLLVASANMMVGYFNDTLATHRAIGTGWYDTGDLLRRDAQGDYWYIGRGEDVIVRHAAQVAAALVADVLAGHPGVAEAVVVGVADAEAGQVPVAFYRTTGPDPGGEALIAYLAQRVEAVSVPVACLAVMQWPVTPRDKTDRQKLRAMALEHLGRVSGND; this is translated from the coding sequence ATGCCCCTGTATCGCCTGGTGGCCGCCACGGCGGCGCGGCGGCCCGAGGCCGTGGCCCTTTGTTGCGGGGCGGGCCGCGTCACCTATGCCCAGCTGGCGGAAGATGCGGGCCGGCTGGCCGCCTGGCTTTCCAGCCTTGGTCTGGTCCCGGGCGACCGGCTGGCCGTGCTGCTCCCGAATTCCATCGAGCTTGTGGCCGTCATCCTGGCCGCCTGCCGGGCCGAGCTGGTCCTTGTGCCGCTTGCGCCGGACGCGCCGCCGGCCCGGCAGACCGAGATACTCAAGCAAACAGGGGCCAGGGGGCTGGTCCTGGCCGCCGAGATGGCCGCCGCCGTCCCGGCAAAGGCGCGGCAGGGGGTGGCCGTGACGATCTGCCTGGGGCCGCCCGAGCCCGGAACCATCGCCTACGACGCCTTTCGCGCCCAGGCCGACGTTGCCCCGCCGCCCCGAAGCGGCGTGCCCGACCCGATCTGCCTGCTCGTGTACACCTCCGGCTCCACCGGCCGGCCCAAGGCCGTGGCTCACAGCCAGGAGCGGTTGGCGCGCCGCGTGGACGCCTTTATCCAGGCTCTGGACATCACGGCCCAGGACACGACCCTGGCCGTCTTTCAAGCCTGGCGGCCGGTGGTCCTGGTGTTCCAGGTCCTGGCCATGCTGCGCCTGGGTGGAACCGTCGTGCTGGCCGACAGTCCGGACCCGGCCGCGTTCTGGCGTCTCTACGGGGAGCATCGACCGGGATATTGCCTGCTGATGCCCAGTTACGCCCGTAAGATTTTTGCCGATCCGGCCGCCGCCCGGGCGGACCACTCACGGCTGCGGTTTTGGATAAGCGGCGGCGACGCGCCGGGACCGGCCCTGTACGAAGCGGCCCGGCGCATTGCCGGACGGCCGTTATGCAATCTCTACGGCCTCACCGAAACCGGCTTGGTGGCCGTGGTCGCGCCAAGTGAAACGGACAAGCCCGGCTGCATCGGCCAGCCCGTGGGCGACGTGGTCATGCGGCTTGTGGACGACGCCGGGCGCGACGTCGCCCAAGGCAGTCCCGGCCGCCTTCTCGTCGCCTCAGCGAACATGATGGTCGGCTATTTCAACGACACCCTGGCCACGCACCGGGCCATCGGGACCGGCTGGTACGACACCGGTGATCTCCTGCGCCGCGACGCCCAGGGCGACTACTGGTATATCGGCCGTGGCGAAGACGTCATCGTGCGCCATGCCGCCCAGGTGGCCGCCGCCCTGGTGGCCGACGTCCTGGCCGGGCATCCCGGCGTGGCCGAGGCCGTGGTGGTGGGGGTGGCCGATGCCGAGGCCGGGCAAGTCCCCGTGGCGTTCTATCGAACGACCGGCCCCGATCCCGGCGGCGAAGCGCTTATCGCCTACCTCGCGCAGCGGGTGGAAGCCGTGTCCGTGCCCGTGGCCTGCCTGGCCGTGATGCAGTGGCCGGTGACGCCTCGGGACAAGACCGACCGGCAAAAGCTGCGGGCCATGGCCCTGGAACATCTTGGCCGGGTGAGCGGGAACGACTGA
- a CDS encoding pilus assembly protein TadG-related protein, with protein MPDHQVPAARLAESGSVVVFSALIMIVLAGLATLAVDYGFLQYKRSQLQTAADAAALAGAADLLRNGDDFDAVRATAVDFGQRNLGEQDTVASAVTTGDVELLKGETPAAGATPDTVRVTAGRTAQRGNPVDMFLGPVLGWNTQDLTATASASLFCSDQTKCLKPFSPPAKFTWDDSCDTNKKFKNNDAFDPGSSCELSSVNVLGYDAGDLGTPIVLKLSDSHDTVVPGHFQAVDYPPANTGNPESGAAVYRLNIAGCTASNNTVVREGDELVIEPGNMVGPTNQGLADLIATDPGASWDSATNSITGSAYADPMKSPRVALIPFYDPSRPQNSGRNSIYVYQLGAVFIENTNAKGEVVGRFMRGMAVEPKRTTGACDTASVSLYSVGLVK; from the coding sequence ATGCCCGACCATCAAGTTCCTGCCGCGCGCCTGGCCGAGAGCGGTTCTGTTGTGGTCTTCTCCGCTCTGATCATGATCGTTCTGGCCGGTCTGGCCACCCTGGCCGTGGACTACGGCTTTTTACAATATAAACGCAGCCAATTGCAGACGGCGGCCGATGCCGCCGCCCTGGCCGGCGCGGCCGATCTGTTGCGCAACGGCGACGATTTCGACGCGGTCCGCGCCACGGCCGTGGATTTCGGTCAGCGCAACCTGGGTGAGCAGGACACGGTCGCCAGCGCCGTGACCACCGGCGACGTGGAACTGCTCAAGGGCGAAACCCCGGCCGCCGGAGCCACCCCGGACACCGTCCGGGTGACCGCCGGACGCACCGCCCAGCGCGGCAACCCCGTGGACATGTTCCTTGGCCCCGTGCTCGGCTGGAACACCCAGGATCTGACCGCCACGGCCAGCGCCTCGCTTTTCTGCTCGGACCAGACCAAGTGCCTCAAGCCCTTCTCGCCGCCGGCCAAATTCACCTGGGACGACAGCTGCGATACGAACAAGAAGTTTAAGAACAACGACGCATTCGATCCCGGCAGCAGTTGCGAGTTGTCCTCGGTCAACGTCCTTGGCTACGATGCCGGCGACCTTGGCACACCCATCGTGCTCAAGCTCAGCGACAGCCACGACACCGTGGTTCCCGGCCACTTCCAGGCCGTGGACTATCCTCCGGCCAACACCGGTAACCCCGAATCCGGCGCCGCCGTCTATCGCCTTAACATCGCCGGCTGCACCGCCTCCAACAACACCGTGGTCCGCGAGGGCGACGAGCTGGTCATCGAACCCGGCAACATGGTCGGCCCCACCAACCAAGGGCTAGCCGACCTGATCGCCACGGACCCGGGCGCATCCTGGGACAGCGCCACCAATTCCATCACCGGCAGCGCCTACGCCGATCCCATGAAGAGTCCCCGGGTCGCGCTCATTCCGTTCTATGACCCTTCCCGGCCGCAGAACTCCGGCCGTAATTCCATCTACGTCTATCAACTGGGGGCGGTTTTCATCGAAAACACCAACGCCAAGGGTGAAGTGGTCGGCCGTTTCATGCGCGGCATGGCCGTCGAGCCGAAGCGTACGACAGGGGCCTGCGACACGGCATCCGTGTCCCTCTACAGCGTGGGGCTGGTCAAGTAA
- a CDS encoding PilZ domain-containing protein: MPLVELKKCPQCGTTAWHELVDYGPPTPCYWRCRTCGERRSARRIHLSQEHALHRGSVQKPTSATQVQILDLSVLGARLRLTGEEDFPVEPKDRLLFNAKLQPVGPLGVFHQATVRWVKGDEFGIAFQKPLYASAADFLCMLKGC; the protein is encoded by the coding sequence ATGCCCCTTGTCGAACTCAAGAAATGCCCACAATGCGGCACCACGGCATGGCACGAACTCGTCGACTACGGTCCGCCGACGCCATGCTACTGGCGTTGCCGGACCTGTGGCGAACGCCGGTCCGCCAGACGCATCCACCTCAGCCAGGAACATGCCCTGCACCGGGGCTCTGTGCAAAAACCGACAAGCGCCACCCAAGTCCAGATTCTCGACCTCAGCGTCCTGGGAGCCCGGCTGCGCCTGACCGGGGAAGAGGACTTCCCCGTTGAACCAAAGGACAGGCTGTTGTTCAATGCCAAACTGCAGCCTGTGGGACCGCTGGGCGTTTTTCACCAAGCGACAGTGCGCTGGGTGAAGGGCGACGAATTCGGCATAGCCTTCCAAAAGCCCTTGTACGCCAGTGCTGCCGATTTCTTATGCATGCTTAAAGGGTGTTGA
- a CDS encoding C-GCAxxG-C-C family protein — translation METREVEQRAQALFESGLNCAEAVLTAVLAGQGVMDCAEATRLGTAFGAGVGRSKEELCGALSGGLIALGYLQGRDRGSVQWDGLASLAAGVRNRFKALHGCTSCSALLARLGPQEDMDKCVALSAVTAGLFHEALRNPDSVKAPSVACGCTVRPAGQATTGSCCG, via the coding sequence ATGGAAACTCGAGAAGTGGAGCAAAGAGCCCAGGCGTTGTTTGAGAGCGGACTGAACTGCGCGGAAGCGGTGTTGACGGCTGTCCTGGCCGGACAAGGAGTCATGGATTGCGCCGAGGCCACGCGACTGGGCACGGCTTTTGGCGCGGGCGTGGGGCGCAGCAAGGAAGAACTGTGCGGGGCGCTTTCGGGTGGCCTCATCGCCCTGGGCTATCTTCAGGGGCGCGACCGGGGAAGCGTGCAGTGGGACGGGCTGGCCAGCCTCGCGGCCGGTGTCCGTAACCGCTTCAAGGCCCTTCACGGGTGCACGTCCTGTTCCGCCTTGCTGGCCCGGTTGGGGCCTCAGGAAGACATGGACAAGTGCGTGGCCTTGTCGGCCGTGACCGCAGGCCTTTTCCACGAGGCGCTGCGCAACCCTGACTCCGTCAAGGCGCCGTCCGTGGCCTGCGGCTGCACCGTGCGGCCGGCGGGACAAGCCACGACCGGAAGCTGTTGCGGGTAG
- a CDS encoding response regulator, which yields MPSKRLLIVDDHPLFREGLKAILRRDPSYAVAGEAGSYAEALRTAKDCRPDLAVLDISLPDRSGIQLARELRQMLPSLGILMVSMHAKVDYVAEALKVGALGYLTKDAATDNLLSGLRAVAAGQPWLDPTLSVEISRSLLAKTPRAEEESHSAYDSLTPREREVMRLVVEGLSNKEVAAALEISVKTAEHHRGSLMRKLGMQNSVELVRYATKLGLID from the coding sequence ATGCCCAGCAAACGCCTGCTCATCGTTGACGACCATCCGCTGTTTCGTGAAGGCCTCAAGGCCATCCTGCGCCGGGACCCATCTTATGCCGTAGCCGGCGAAGCCGGCAGTTACGCCGAGGCCCTGCGCACGGCCAAGGACTGCCGCCCCGACCTGGCCGTGTTGGACATCTCCCTGCCCGATCGTTCCGGCATCCAACTCGCCCGGGAGCTCCGCCAGATGCTCCCGAGCCTTGGCATCCTCATGGTGAGCATGCACGCCAAGGTGGATTACGTGGCCGAGGCCCTGAAAGTCGGAGCCCTGGGCTATCTGACCAAGGACGCCGCCACCGACAACCTGCTGTCGGGCCTGCGCGCCGTGGCCGCCGGCCAGCCCTGGCTCGATCCAACCTTGTCCGTGGAAATCTCCCGCTCGCTTTTGGCCAAAACTCCCCGGGCCGAGGAGGAATCCCATTCGGCCTACGACTCGCTGACCCCCCGCGAGCGCGAAGTGATGCGGCTGGTGGTGGAGGGCCTTTCCAACAAGGAAGTGGCCGCAGCCCTGGAGATCAGCGTCAAGACCGCCGAGCATCACCGGGGCAGCCTCATGCGCAAGCTTGGCATGCAGAATTCCGTGGAGTTGGTCCGTTACGCCACAAAGCTCGGGTTGATCGATTAA
- a CDS encoding MFS transporter codes for MIAPPRPLGLTAREWLVCAVAAWGFLFDSYELLMLPLIVRPALMELGGIRPSTPEFTFWFGMLFYVPAVAGGAFGLLGGWLADRFGRQRLLTASIVLYAVSSFLSGFATSLTMLLVLRCLVFIGVCVEFVAAIAWLAEFFPEPRRREAVLGTTQAFSSVGGLLVAVVGGLASALAGGRPVTLLGWLALPPMPAPSIALPEVLSFLGHIDNPQADWRYTLMSGLLPALPLLLVRPFLPESPPWLAKRRAGQLGRPSLGALFSPELRRTTCLVTAMFTLSFAAAFGAIQQAPQIVPGLPETRAAVAEALDKRLPEEKQAALRAQWTQEGRSENEIKQRLDAERRRIAGPVEQGFAARATTFQEFGGIAGRCALAVLAVWIVSRRKLLRFFLIPATVILPVTFAWAGTTSLPAFERGLFLAGFVIIGQFSFWGNYLPRAYPLHLRGTGESFSANVGGRMLGSCFAALTQWLAAALPIAAAHPARVAYAAAGVAFLVTLANLLASRFLPEPASQALPEDAPPS; via the coding sequence GTGATCGCCCCGCCTAGGCCGCTGGGGCTGACGGCCCGGGAGTGGCTCGTTTGCGCCGTGGCCGCCTGGGGCTTTCTCTTTGACAGCTACGAACTGCTGATGCTGCCGCTCATCGTGCGGCCGGCGCTTATGGAACTGGGCGGCATCCGCCCCAGCACGCCGGAATTCACCTTCTGGTTCGGGATGCTCTTCTATGTCCCGGCCGTGGCCGGCGGCGCGTTCGGCCTGCTTGGCGGCTGGCTCGCCGACCGTTTCGGGCGGCAACGCCTGCTGACGGCCAGCATCGTGCTGTACGCGGTCTCCTCCTTCCTGTCCGGATTCGCCACGTCCCTGACCATGTTGCTCGTCCTGCGCTGTCTCGTGTTCATTGGCGTGTGCGTGGAATTCGTGGCGGCCATTGCCTGGCTGGCCGAATTTTTTCCCGAACCACGCCGGCGGGAAGCCGTATTGGGAACGACCCAGGCTTTTTCCTCGGTCGGCGGTCTGCTGGTGGCCGTGGTCGGCGGCCTGGCCTCCGCCTTGGCCGGCGGACGCCCCGTCACGCTGCTGGGCTGGCTCGCCTTGCCGCCGATGCCCGCGCCATCCATCGCCCTGCCCGAGGTGTTGTCGTTTCTCGGGCACATCGACAATCCCCAAGCCGACTGGCGCTACACGCTCATGTCCGGCCTGCTGCCGGCCCTGCCGCTGCTGCTGGTGCGGCCGTTTTTGCCGGAATCCCCGCCTTGGCTGGCCAAGCGCCGGGCCGGCCAGTTGGGCCGGCCAAGCCTGGGCGCCTTGTTCTCCCCGGAGCTGCGGCGCACCACCTGTCTTGTCACCGCCATGTTCACCCTGAGCTTCGCCGCCGCCTTTGGGGCCATCCAACAAGCCCCACAGATCGTGCCGGGCCTGCCCGAGACCCGGGCCGCCGTGGCCGAAGCCCTGGACAAACGCCTGCCCGAAGAGAAACAGGCGGCGTTGCGTGCCCAGTGGACGCAGGAAGGACGTTCGGAAAATGAAATCAAACAGCGCCTAGACGCCGAGCGCCGCCGGATCGCCGGCCCGGTAGAACAGGGATTCGCGGCGCGGGCGACCACGTTTCAGGAATTTGGAGGGATTGCCGGCCGCTGCGCCCTGGCCGTGCTGGCGGTGTGGATTGTCAGCCGCAGGAAGCTGCTGCGATTTTTCCTGATTCCGGCGACGGTTATATTGCCGGTGACCTTCGCCTGGGCCGGGACCACAAGCCTGCCCGCCTTTGAACGCGGCCTCTTCCTGGCGGGATTCGTGATCATCGGCCAGTTCAGTTTCTGGGGAAACTACCTCCCCCGCGCCTATCCGCTGCATTTGCGGGGCACGGGCGAGAGTTTTTCGGCCAACGTCGGCGGCCGGATGCTCGGATCGTGTTTCGCCGCTCTGACCCAATGGTTGGCCGCCGCCCTGCCCATCGCCGCCGCCCACCCCGCCCGGGTGGCTTACGCCGCCGCCGGGGTCGCTTTTCTGGTCACCCTGGCCAATCTGCTCGCCTCGCGCTTTCTGCCCGAACCCGCCTCGCAAGCCCTGCCCGAAGACGCGCCGCCCTCGTAA
- a CDS encoding L,D-transpeptidase family protein: protein MRHFTALSLLMVLVLGLGLECQAASTSPAQTDAAMRPASPVAGAGQMVLVVAEDWNTTQARLRRFERSSPNGPWRPVGDAVPVSLGRSGLAWGRGLHGEGLSAAPVKAEGDGRAPAGVFRLPRAFIGPSESSGASPHFPVHQVTAQTVCVDGVASKHYNQLFEENTVAKDWDSEERMLRPDGLYRLGLFVDHNAPSAQPGAGSCIFLHLWRGPGAPTAGCTAMAEPDMLAVLGWLDAAKNPVLVQLPREELVRLAPAWGAPELAAK from the coding sequence ATGAGACACTTTACCGCGTTGTCGCTTCTTATGGTCCTTGTCCTGGGCCTGGGCCTGGAGTGCCAGGCCGCCAGCACCTCTCCGGCGCAAACCGATGCGGCCATGAGGCCGGCGTCCCCTGTGGCGGGAGCCGGCCAGATGGTGCTGGTGGTGGCCGAGGACTGGAACACGACCCAAGCCCGGCTGCGGCGGTTCGAACGCTCCAGCCCCAATGGCCCGTGGCGTCCTGTGGGCGACGCCGTGCCCGTGAGCCTGGGGCGAAGCGGCCTGGCCTGGGGCCGGGGACTGCACGGTGAGGGTCTCTCCGCCGCGCCGGTCAAGGCCGAAGGGGACGGGCGCGCGCCGGCCGGCGTTTTTCGCCTGCCGCGCGCCTTTATCGGCCCCAGCGAATCCAGCGGCGCGTCGCCCCACTTCCCCGTGCATCAGGTCACCGCGCAAACCGTTTGCGTGGATGGCGTTGCGTCAAAGCATTACAATCAGCTGTTCGAGGAAAACACCGTCGCCAAGGACTGGGACAGCGAGGAGCGGATGCTGCGGCCCGACGGCCTGTACCGTTTAGGACTGTTCGTGGATCACAATGCCCCAAGCGCCCAGCCGGGAGCCGGTTCGTGCATCTTCCTGCATTTGTGGCGGGGTCCCGGCGCGCCCACGGCGGGCTGCACGGCCATGGCCGAACCGGACATGCTCGCCGTGTTGGGCTGGCTCGACGCCGCGAAAAACCCGGTACTGGTGCAATTGCCGCGCGAGGAACTGGTCCGGCTGGCCCCGGCCTGGGGCGCGCCGGAACTTGCCGCCAAATAA
- a CDS encoding sensor histidine kinase: protein MSLRKTAAVIVCAVFFGLLLLLYAMFRGNIQSGFDGLERQAVTENLRRVQNALNRDLKNLEGMAADWGLWDDTYHYLQTGDDAYVEANLTAQSFGELRLDVLALYDASGRLQAARQYDATEGVLFDAAKPVSAMTEAAPGLLRLDAFEGRKSGLAFYEGQPCLIVAQTVLTSARQGPAAGTLIMAQMLDVAKVAAIAELTLLDVKLLPLTSQELPPGLTDALAADPDGGYAIRTPDATTVSGYALLRDIARGPALVLAVSMPRSIHQQGRLLERAMVGSLTTIGIMFGLAMLYFVERFILSRVTGLGQEIAQLGQGSRKRVTPLAGNDEVSALSRAVNLMLDELDAARAHYVMATRAAKVGVWELQPDAGLIVVDPVIAGLLGYDSPGQPEALALWLDRLAPEDRDSLVRPGQHLFDKPTFERELRVVAAQGGVLCFLCRGQFVPGADGSPSRLVATAVDITELKQAAESIRALSGRLMQAQESERASIARDLHDNVAQDLSSLKIAYETLLDGLADVDAALRQRLEAASGLLARTIASVRELAYGLRPPNLEHLGLDQALRRLSQEMGQASGLAVSYAGVGLEGLDVDADVAINLFRIAQEALANVRKHAGASRVEMRLIESYPKLILRIRDDGRGFDAVREHGDCPGEASRPCMGLINMRERAGLFGGSLRVISSPGHGTTVVAEVPYAGEVSHAQQTPAHR from the coding sequence ATGAGCCTTCGCAAAACCGCCGCTGTCATCGTCTGCGCCGTCTTTTTCGGCCTGCTGCTCCTGCTCTACGCCATGTTTCGGGGCAATATCCAGAGCGGCTTCGACGGCCTGGAACGTCAGGCCGTGACGGAGAATCTCCGTCGGGTCCAAAACGCCCTCAACCGCGACCTCAAAAACCTGGAAGGCATGGCGGCGGATTGGGGACTGTGGGACGACACCTACCACTACCTCCAGACCGGGGACGACGCCTATGTGGAGGCCAACCTCACGGCTCAAAGCTTCGGCGAATTGCGTCTCGACGTGCTGGCCCTTTATGACGCGTCCGGCCGGCTGCAGGCAGCCAGACAGTACGACGCCACCGAAGGCGTGTTGTTTGACGCCGCAAAACCGGTGTCGGCCATGACGGAAGCCGCGCCCGGGCTGCTGCGTCTCGACGCCTTTGAGGGACGCAAATCCGGACTCGCCTTTTACGAGGGACAACCCTGCCTCATCGTGGCCCAGACCGTGCTGACCAGCGCCCGACAAGGGCCCGCGGCCGGAACCCTCATCATGGCCCAGATGCTTGACGTCGCCAAGGTTGCCGCCATTGCGGAGCTGACACTCCTGGATGTGAAGCTGCTTCCCCTCACCAGCCAGGAGCTGCCTCCCGGCCTGACCGACGCCCTCGCCGCCGACCCGGACGGCGGCTACGCCATCCGGACTCCCGATGCCACCACGGTGAGCGGCTATGCCCTGCTGCGCGACATCGCGAGAGGACCGGCCCTGGTTCTGGCAGTCAGCATGCCCCGCAGTATCCACCAGCAAGGACGTTTGCTCGAACGGGCCATGGTCGGCAGCCTCACGACCATCGGCATCATGTTCGGTCTGGCCATGCTCTATTTCGTGGAGCGCTTCATCCTGTCGCGGGTGACGGGCCTGGGCCAGGAGATCGCCCAACTGGGCCAGGGCAGCCGTAAGCGGGTCACGCCCCTTGCCGGCAACGACGAGGTCTCGGCTCTTTCCCGGGCCGTCAACCTCATGCTGGACGAACTTGACGCCGCCCGAGCCCACTATGTGATGGCGACACGGGCAGCCAAGGTTGGAGTGTGGGAACTCCAGCCCGATGCGGGGCTGATTGTGGTCGATCCGGTCATCGCCGGCCTGCTCGGCTATGACAGCCCGGGACAGCCTGAGGCGCTGGCCTTGTGGCTGGACCGGCTTGCCCCCGAGGACCGGGACAGCCTCGTGCGCCCAGGGCAGCACCTGTTCGACAAGCCGACTTTTGAGCGGGAACTGCGCGTCGTGGCTGCCCAGGGCGGCGTTCTGTGCTTTTTGTGCCGGGGCCAGTTCGTGCCTGGGGCGGACGGCTCGCCGTCCCGACTAGTGGCCACGGCGGTGGACATCACCGAACTCAAGCAGGCCGCCGAAAGCATCCGGGCTCTGTCAGGCCGGCTCATGCAGGCCCAGGAATCGGAGAGGGCGAGCATCGCCCGGGATCTGCACGACAACGTGGCCCAGGACCTGTCCTCGCTCAAGATCGCCTATGAAACCCTTCTCGACGGCCTGGCCGACGTCGACGCGGCCCTGCGCCAACGCCTGGAAGCCGCCTCCGGGCTTTTGGCCCGCACCATCGCCTCGGTGCGCGAACTGGCCTACGGCCTGCGGCCGCCCAACCTGGAGCACCTGGGCCTTGACCAGGCCCTGCGGCGACTGAGCCAGGAAATGGGCCAGGCCTCGGGGCTGGCCGTCTCCTATGCCGGGGTTGGCCTGGAGGGACTGGACGTCGATGCCGATGTGGCCATAAACCTCTTTCGCATCGCCCAGGAAGCCTTGGCCAACGTCCGCAAACACGCCGGGGCCAGCCGCGTCGAGATGCGCCTGATCGAGTCCTATCCCAAGCTGATCCTGCGGATTCGCGACGACGGCCGGGGCTTCGACGCCGTCCGGGAACATGGTGACTGCCCGGGCGAGGCCAGCCGGCCCTGTATGGGGTTGATCAACATGCGGGAGCGCGCCGGGCTTTTTGGCGGCAGCCTGCGCGTCATTTCGTCCCCGGGACACGGCACGACCGTGGTGGCGGAAGTCCCTTACGCCGGAGAAGTGAGCCATGCCCAGCAAACGCCTGCTCATCGTTGA
- a CDS encoding TadE/TadG family type IV pilus assembly protein — MNTPQPSARIDRQDGSISVEFALMLVLFFMPLLIGIVDFGQILHAQSVVTRAAREGVVAAARNQDIPTAVDAYIQNAGYDTSLAHIATAGSRVAGEPVMVTVRYDTSAMVIIPWQGISPNMTQVVATATAQQF, encoded by the coding sequence ATGAACACGCCGCAACCCAGTGCCCGGATCGACCGGCAAGACGGTTCGATCAGTGTGGAATTCGCCTTGATGCTCGTCTTGTTCTTCATGCCGCTGCTGATCGGCATCGTCGATTTCGGCCAGATCCTGCATGCTCAGAGCGTGGTCACAAGAGCCGCCAGGGAAGGCGTGGTGGCGGCAGCCAGGAATCAGGACATTCCCACGGCCGTGGACGCCTACATCCAAAACGCCGGCTACGACACCAGCCTGGCCCATATCGCCACGGCCGGGTCCCGGGTTGCCGGCGAGCCGGTCATGGTCACGGTGCGTTACGACACCTCGGCCATGGTCATCATCCCCTGGCAAGGCATCAGCCCCAACATGACCCAGGTCGTGGCCACGGCCACGGCCCAACAATTCTAA
- a CDS encoding TadE/TadG family type IV pilus assembly protein: MPVPTSSPDQRGASAVEMALILPLLLTVVFAIIDYSRFFFLRSTVTAAVADATRLAVLPGTTDAMIAAAISQALLDPINQADGQTPNVSVTPSQRSAGQPVTVTASLPFSPLILPQFLGMSLFPQNINAAATMVVEP, translated from the coding sequence ATGCCCGTCCCCACCTCATCTCCAGACCAACGCGGAGCCAGCGCCGTGGAAATGGCGCTCATTTTGCCCCTGCTGCTGACCGTGGTTTTCGCCATCATTGATTACAGCCGGTTTTTCTTCCTCCGCTCCACGGTCACGGCCGCCGTGGCCGACGCGACGCGTCTGGCCGTCCTGCCCGGAACCACCGACGCCATGATCGCCGCCGCGATCAGCCAAGCCCTGCTCGACCCCATCAATCAGGCCGATGGACAAACACCCAACGTCAGCGTGACCCCGTCCCAGCGCAGCGCCGGCCAGCCGGTGACCGTGACGGCCAGCCTCCCCTTCAGCCCGCTCATTTTGCCCCAATTCCTGGGAATGTCGCTGTTTCCCCAAAACATCAACGCTGCCGCGACAATGGTGGTGGAACCATGA